The following coding sequences lie in one Carassius carassius chromosome 1, fCarCar2.1, whole genome shotgun sequence genomic window:
- the LOC132144086 gene encoding coenzyme Q-binding protein COQ10 homolog, mitochondrial-like has protein sequence MAKKATSLLVRALEMSERQSFDVMRRNSNCTIRHLSSCGILALRRVSLGLPPPPASCQMVPIRSFMNLSAPLIARRMEYLESRSIGYSPEQMYNIVAGVDQYQKFVPWCKKSKVTKGQNGDMRAQLEIGFPPIIERYTSEVTVIPNHQVRAVCTDGMLFNHLETLWRFTPGDADQAESCNLKFFVSFEFKSLLHSQLATVFFDEVVKQMVNAFEKQATKLYGTGVDQQKSSLRRAT, from the exons ATGGCAAAGAAGGCCACTTCGCTTTTAGTCCGGGCTCTAGAGATGTCAGAAAGACAGTCGTTCGATGTCATGAGGAGAAACTCCAACTGCACCATCAG aCATTTGAGCTCATGTGGTATCTTAGCTTTAAGGCGAGTAAGCTTAGGCCTACCTCCTCCTCCAGCATCTTGTCAGATGGTGCCCATCCGGAGCTTCATGAACTTGTCAGCCCCTCTCATAGCACGGAGAATGGAGTACTTAGAGAGCCGAAGCATTGG TTACTCACCCGAGCAGATGTACAACATTGTTGCCGGTGTGGACCAGTACCAGAAATTTGTTCCTTGGTGTAAGAAGTCAAAGGTAACGAAGGGGCAGAATGGGGACATGAGAGCTCAGCTTGAAATCGGGTTCCCCCCGATCATCGAACGCTACACCTCTGAGGTCACAGTCATCCCGAACCACCAAGTCCGA GCGGTGTGTACAGACGGGATGCTCTTCAATCACCTTGAGACATTGTGGCGATTTACTCCTGGAGATGCAGACCAGGCCGAATCCTGCAATCTAAAGTTCTTT GTGTCATTTGAGTTCAAATCTTTGCTCCACTCACAATTAGCGACAGTATTTTTTGATGAGGTGGTCAAACAGATGGTCAACGCTTTCGAGAAGCAAGCAACCAAACTTTATGGCACCGGTGTTGATCAACAGAAGTCTTCACTCAGAAGAGCAACTTAA